A region of Staphylococcus sp. IVB6181 DNA encodes the following proteins:
- the clpP gene encoding ATP-dependent Clp endopeptidase proteolytic subunit ClpP, whose translation MNLIPTVIETTNRGERAYDIYSRLLKDRIIMLGSAIDDNVANSIVSQLLFLQAQDAEKDIYLYINSPGGSVTAGFAIYDTIQHIKPDVQTICIGMAASMGSFLLAAGAKGKRFALPNAEVMIHQPLGGAQGQATEIEIAATHILKTRAKLNKILSERTGQSIEQIEKDTDRDNFLTADEAKEYGLIDEVMQPEK comes from the coding sequence ATGAATTTAATTCCTACAGTAATTGAAACAACAAATCGCGGCGAACGTGCTTATGACATTTACTCAAGATTGTTGAAAGACCGTATTATTATGTTAGGTTCAGCAATTGATGATAACGTAGCAAACTCAATCGTATCACAATTGTTATTCTTACAAGCACAAGATGCTGAAAAAGATATTTATCTTTATATCAATTCACCAGGCGGCAGTGTAACAGCTGGTTTCGCTATTTATGATACAATTCAACACATTAAACCTGATGTACAAACAATCTGCATCGGTATGGCAGCATCAATGGGTTCATTCTTGCTTGCTGCAGGTGCGAAAGGCAAACGCTTTGCTTTACCGAACGCTGAAGTAATGATTCACCAACCACTTGGCGGTGCACAAGGTCAAGCAACAGAAATCGAAATTGCTGCGACACACATCTTAAAAACACGTGCTAAATTAAACAAAATCTTATCTGAACGTACAGGTCAATCTATCGAACAAATCGAAAAAGATACTGATCGCGATAACTTCTTAACAGCAGATGAAGCGAAAGAATACGGCTTAATCGACGAAGTTATGCAACCTGAAAAATAA
- a CDS encoding lipopolysaccharide assembly protein LapB yields the protein MVQEPHKNVIPMTQDASFFKKLADSKLKHRDYHKAAEHYRKVLELSPSDFEALKDYTTALTEIGQGKQVIDHYFDFIAKDAHTADAFYQLSQLFIQLNDPNKAFCFGINYVIISNDEAYRKELEEMFEVVYDDLDKLEQESKVFAVQLIFQHLFARGRLEDARDYITNQDMDVQTHHGTRNLLAMIYLYLDNYDSAREMLKQLLKENQADVHALCHYTLLLYNTKDEAYPTYLESLSKVVPMNDDESFKLGIVLSYLKKYQASKKLLYPLYRKGKFISLQLFHALSYNFYFLGNQERSHEFWKKLEDITQGNPGYPPWLMSEKNGYFKTNILPLLMSEDNHERLYGIFLLDQVNEKELLITEEIWSVLEGMGEYEKLYLTYLIKDLKLIKLGFIHRGMLALYENEELKFLKPLFLNWIDRAEGIIEHGYDLDHVEGYTAALVYLYFKSLERPYTKKQVAEWFGVTLYRLNKSINILLEV from the coding sequence ATGGTACAAGAACCGCATAAAAACGTAATACCTATGACGCAAGATGCGTCTTTCTTCAAGAAGCTGGCTGACTCTAAATTAAAACACCGCGATTACCATAAAGCTGCAGAACATTATAGAAAAGTCCTTGAATTGTCACCTTCTGACTTTGAAGCACTGAAAGACTATACAACAGCACTGACTGAAATAGGCCAAGGCAAACAAGTCATTGATCATTATTTTGATTTTATTGCGAAAGATGCACATACTGCGGATGCTTTCTACCAATTAAGCCAGCTGTTCATTCAATTAAATGACCCGAACAAAGCATTTTGTTTCGGTATCAATTACGTTATTATTTCAAATGATGAAGCGTATCGAAAAGAATTAGAAGAAATGTTTGAAGTCGTGTATGATGACTTGGACAAACTTGAACAAGAAAGCAAAGTCTTTGCGGTACAGCTCATCTTCCAACACCTCTTTGCGAGAGGCAGATTAGAAGATGCCCGCGACTACATTACGAACCAAGATATGGATGTGCAGACACATCACGGTACGCGTAATTTATTAGCGATGATTTATTTATATCTCGACAATTATGATTCTGCGAGAGAGATGCTGAAACAATTGCTGAAAGAAAATCAGGCAGACGTGCATGCTTTATGCCACTATACATTGCTTTTATATAATACGAAGGATGAGGCTTATCCGACATATTTAGAGTCTTTATCAAAAGTCGTACCGATGAATGATGATGAAAGTTTCAAACTGGGTATTGTGCTGAGCTATTTGAAGAAGTATCAAGCTTCGAAAAAGCTGCTTTATCCGCTGTATCGAAAAGGAAAGTTTATTTCGCTGCAGCTGTTTCATGCGCTCAGCTATAATTTTTATTTCCTGGGAAATCAAGAACGAAGTCATGAGTTTTGGAAGAAACTGGAAGATATTACACAAGGCAATCCAGGTTATCCGCCGTGGCTGATGTCTGAAAAGAACGGTTACTTCAAAACGAATATCTTGCCATTGCTGATGAGTGAAGATAACCATGAAAGACTGTATGGTATTTTCTTATTAGATCAAGTAAATGAGAAAGAACTGCTCATTACTGAAGAAATCTGGTCTGTACTGGAAGGTATGGGAGAGTATGAAAAGCTCTATCTTACGTATTTGATTAAAGATTTGAAGTTGATAAAATTAGGCTTTATTCACCGAGGCATGTTAGCCTTGTATGAGAATGAAGAATTAAAGTTTTTAAAACCTTTATTTTTAAATTGGATCGATCGCGCTGAAGGGATTATCGAACATGGTTATGATTTAGACCATGTGGAAGGATATACTGCAGCGCTTGTGTATTTATACTTCAAATCTTTAGAGCGCCCTTATACCAAAAAGCAAGTTGCAGAATGGTTCGGGGTAACGCTTTATCGTTTGAATAAATCGATTAACATTCTTCTAGAAGTTTAA
- a CDS encoding MFS transporter — MKQQSFNYNLITTVFFISGIAVMCSLYSAIPLMPIMGEELHLTESATTLIGVVFSVSYSVSCMFYGIIADKFGKKKVILVGLALLTLTTLAIGFIHSFALLLIVRVIQGIAAASFSPVSLTYVTEVFPITKRVTAISFISTSFMLSGVLGQNLSDIIAAHTSWRVVYFILTIVYLLLILWIYKSIPKSPYHMPDTKFSVFFKNMRHIFDYKGIVLCFFVSLTILTSFVSMYTLLNEYLTSNPINADLTTISTVKLFGLIGMLLALFAGRLSDHLGVKRIILIALLTAGISMIFMGLTHNILIITIFSVIFVAGIAFVIPSVISQIGLLTVKDKGFYLSINTFMLFIGTAIAPVLSMQLMSHLHSFKMMFILLSLVNFIGFFIALWIPKKSVTE; from the coding sequence TTGAAACAACAATCATTTAATTACAACTTGATTACCACAGTCTTCTTTATCTCAGGTATTGCTGTGATGTGCAGTTTGTATTCTGCGATTCCGCTCATGCCGATTATGGGCGAAGAATTGCATCTGACTGAAAGTGCAACTACTTTAATCGGCGTTGTCTTTTCAGTTTCCTATTCTGTCAGTTGTATGTTTTACGGTATTATCGCAGATAAATTCGGAAAGAAAAAAGTCATACTCGTCGGCTTAGCCTTGCTGACATTGACCACATTAGCGATTGGCTTTATCCACAGCTTCGCTTTATTATTGATTGTACGTGTTATTCAAGGTATTGCGGCCGCTAGTTTCTCTCCGGTCTCATTAACATATGTGACAGAAGTATTCCCGATTACTAAGCGTGTTACAGCAATCAGCTTTATCAGTACAAGTTTTATGCTTTCAGGAGTTTTAGGACAAAACTTGAGTGATATTATCGCTGCGCATACAAGTTGGCGTGTGGTTTACTTTATTCTGACAATCGTTTATCTCTTGCTTATCTTATGGATTTATAAATCCATTCCTAAAAGCCCTTATCACATGCCTGATACGAAGTTTTCGGTATTCTTTAAAAATATGCGCCATATCTTTGACTATAAAGGCATTGTATTATGCTTCTTCGTATCACTGACAATCTTAACTTCATTTGTTTCTATGTATACACTCTTAAATGAATATCTGACTTCAAATCCGATTAATGCAGACTTAACAACAATCTCTACTGTTAAACTGTTTGGACTTATCGGTATGCTGCTGGCATTATTTGCCGGACGTCTCAGTGACCATTTAGGTGTTAAACGCATTATCTTAATCGCTTTGCTCACAGCAGGCATCTCTATGATATTCATGGGGCTGACACACAATATCTTGATTATCACTATCTTCAGTGTCATCTTTGTTGCAGGTATCGCATTTGTCATCCCTTCTGTGATTTCGCAAATCGGCTTGCTTACAGTGAAAGATAAAGGTTTCTATTTATCTATCAATACCTTCATGTTATTTATCGGTACAGCGATTGCGCCGGTACTTTCTATGCAGCTGATGAGTCACTTGCATTCATTTAAAATGATGTTTATCTTATTATCGCTGGTTAACTTTATCGGCTTCTTCATTGCCCTTTGGATTCCGAAGAAAAGTGTAACAGAATAG
- the rapZ gene encoding RNase adapter RapZ has product MQHEENEVVNKSELLVVTGMSGAGKSVVLQSLEDLGYFCVDNLPPILLPKFVELMEQGTPSLQKVAIAIDLRGREFFKSLVKEVDLLRSKNKIIVDVMFVEASESKLISRYKETRRAHPLSDNGQNSLIDSIREERQSLSEIRSFANFVIDTTELKPKELRAKINKLFNRDDIETFSISVTSFGFKHGIQQDADLVFDVRFLPNPFYVKSLRPLTGNDDPVYQYVMKWQETAIFYDKLLDLLKFMIPGYKKEGKTQLVIAIGCTGGQHRSVALAKRLAEDLNDSYDYNVYVHHRDAHIESGEKNEKA; this is encoded by the coding sequence ATGCAACATGAAGAAAATGAAGTCGTAAATAAGAGTGAATTATTAGTGGTTACGGGTATGTCAGGAGCGGGTAAGTCTGTAGTACTGCAAAGTTTAGAAGATTTAGGGTATTTTTGTGTAGACAATTTACCTCCGATTTTACTGCCGAAATTTGTTGAATTGATGGAACAAGGAACACCATCATTGCAAAAAGTCGCAATCGCAATTGATTTACGCGGACGCGAATTTTTCAAATCCTTAGTAAAAGAAGTAGATTTATTGCGCAGCAAGAATAAAATTATTGTTGACGTTATGTTTGTAGAAGCCAGCGAATCTAAATTGATTTCAAGATATAAAGAAACACGCCGTGCGCATCCATTAAGCGACAACGGTCAGAATTCATTGATTGACTCTATCAGAGAAGAACGTCAATCATTGTCTGAAATTCGCAGTTTCGCAAACTTTGTCATAGATACTACAGAATTAAAACCAAAAGAATTACGTGCAAAAATAAATAAACTCTTTAACAGAGATGATATCGAAACATTTAGTATCAGTGTTACAAGCTTCGGCTTTAAACATGGTATTCAACAAGATGCGGACTTAGTTTTTGATGTGCGCTTCTTACCGAATCCTTTCTATGTGAAATCACTGCGTCCGTTAACAGGAAACGACGATCCAGTGTATCAATATGTGATGAAATGGCAAGAGACTGCTATTTTCTATGATAAATTATTAGACTTATTGAAATTTATGATTCCAGGTTATAAGAAAGAAGGTAAGACGCAGTTAGTTATCGCTATCGGTTGTACCGGAGGACAGCATCGTTCTGTAGCTTTAGCAAAAAGATTGGCTGAAGACTTGAACGACAGTTACGACTATAATGTTTACGTTCATCATAGAGATGCACATATCGAAAGTGGCGAGAAAAATGAAAAAGCTTAA
- a CDS encoding sugar-binding transcriptional regulator: MEDLLKVQQKLIPELVEKMYRRFTILTTIKMHQPVGRRSLSEFMNLTERVLRSETNTLKKQELIKVKPTGMELTAEGEALIEELESYFDMYSDGYHLAQLVKERYQIKNVFVVPGDTDMDSAVKKEMGSQAGQLLERTFYNDAIVSITGGSTMAAVSESMHILPFKTFYVPARGGLGENVVYQANTIAASMAQQTGGDYTTLYVPDNVSESTYEMLLQEPSVRNTLDLIKQSNITVHGIGDALKMANRRHSSKSVIEKLHHHNAAGEAFGYYFDNEGNIVHKVKTIGLQMEDLVSKEYIFAVAGGASKGDAIRAYLSIAPKNTILITDEGAARNIVQSQ; the protein is encoded by the coding sequence GTGGAAGACTTGCTTAAAGTCCAACAGAAATTGATTCCTGAGCTTGTCGAAAAAATGTACCGAAGATTTACTATACTCACTACTATCAAAATGCACCAGCCAGTCGGAAGAAGAAGCTTAAGCGAATTTATGAATTTGACTGAGCGTGTATTGAGATCAGAAACAAACACTTTGAAAAAGCAAGAGCTCATCAAAGTAAAACCGACAGGCATGGAATTGACTGCTGAAGGCGAAGCTTTGATTGAAGAGTTGGAATCTTATTTCGATATGTATTCTGATGGGTATCATTTGGCACAGTTGGTAAAAGAACGTTATCAAATCAAGAACGTTTTTGTTGTACCGGGTGATACAGATATGGATAGTGCTGTAAAGAAAGAAATGGGCAGTCAAGCAGGACAATTGTTAGAACGTACATTTTATAATGATGCTATCGTATCTATCACCGGCGGCTCTACAATGGCTGCTGTGAGCGAATCAATGCATATACTGCCGTTTAAAACTTTCTATGTCCCAGCAAGAGGGGGACTAGGAGAAAACGTAGTTTATCAGGCCAATACTATCGCAGCAAGTATGGCACAACAAACAGGCGGCGATTATACAACACTCTATGTTCCTGACAATGTCAGCGAATCCACATACGAGATGTTGCTGCAAGAGCCATCTGTTAGAAACACATTAGATTTAATCAAACAATCCAATATAACGGTTCACGGCATTGGTGATGCGCTGAAAATGGCAAACAGACGCCATTCGTCAAAAAGTGTGATTGAAAAGCTTCATCATCACAATGCAGCAGGAGAAGCGTTTGGATATTATTTCGATAATGAAGGCAATATCGTTCACAAAGTGAAAACGATAGGACTTCAAATGGAAGATTTAGTATCAAAAGAATATATTTTTGCTGTAGCGGGCGGTGCTTCAAAAGGAGATGCAATCAGAGCATATCTTTCTATCGCTCCTAAAAACACCATCTTAATTACAGATGAAGGTGCAGCAAGAAATATTGTTCAATCACAATGA
- the yvcK gene encoding YvcK family protein: MKKLKIVLIGGGTGLSVLARGLKDFPIDITAIVTVADDGGSTGKIRSEMDIPAPGDIRNVIAALSDTEPTLKELFQYRFKENQVEGHSVGNLLIAALTNIMDDFGHAVKELSKILNIKGRVIPSTNSSIRLNAEMDDGEIVYGESNIPKREKPIKRVFIEPADVQPMEEAVEALEEADLIVLGPGSLYTSVLSNLCVPGIGQAIVESLAPKVYVSNVMTQHGETDHFDVMDHVNAIHRHMDTKFIDYVICCINHDYSKEILENYRKEHAEPVKYHKEEIEAAGIVPLTADDLVHISDKNRVRHNTTRLSRMIYELALDLTSTIQFNPKQRKK, encoded by the coding sequence ATGAAAAAGCTTAAAATCGTATTAATCGGGGGAGGCACAGGTTTATCTGTCCTTGCTCGTGGTTTAAAAGATTTTCCGATAGATATCACTGCAATCGTGACTGTTGCGGATGATGGCGGAAGTACAGGAAAAATCAGAAGTGAAATGGATATCCCGGCACCCGGCGATATCCGAAATGTTATCGCAGCATTAAGCGATACGGAACCGACGTTGAAGGAGCTGTTCCAGTATCGTTTTAAAGAGAATCAAGTAGAAGGCCATTCTGTCGGTAATCTGCTGATCGCAGCGTTGACGAACATTATGGATGACTTTGGTCATGCAGTGAAAGAACTGAGTAAAATTTTAAATATCAAGGGCCGTGTGATTCCTTCAACCAATTCCAGTATTCGTTTGAATGCGGAAATGGATGATGGCGAAATTGTTTATGGCGAATCTAATATACCAAAACGCGAAAAACCGATTAAAAGGGTCTTTATCGAACCAGCAGATGTGCAGCCTATGGAAGAAGCGGTAGAAGCGTTAGAAGAGGCGGATTTAATAGTCTTAGGACCTGGTTCGCTTTATACTAGTGTGCTTTCAAACTTGTGTGTCCCAGGTATCGGTCAAGCGATTGTAGAAAGCTTGGCGCCTAAAGTCTATGTGTCTAATGTGATGACGCAGCATGGGGAAACAGATCATTTTGATGTGATGGATCATGTAAATGCCATTCACAGACATATGGATACCAAGTTTATTGATTATGTGATTTGCTGTATCAATCATGATTACAGCAAGGAAATTTTAGAGAACTATCGTAAAGAGCATGCAGAGCCGGTAAAGTATCATAAAGAAGAGATAGAAGCGGCTGGTATTGTACCGTTAACGGCAGATGACCTTGTGCATATCTCAGATAAGAATCGAGTCCGTCATAATACGACACGTTTATCACGTATGATTTATGAACTTGCACTTGATTTAACAAGTACAATCCAATTTAATCCAAAACAAAGAAAAAAATAA
- the brnQ gene encoding branched-chain amino acid transport system II carrier protein has protein sequence MKKVILVSGLMLFSLFFGAGNLIFPPMLGYTAQSNMWTGMTGFAITGILMPFITVIVIAYYDGGVEFIGNRVHPKFGFIFAVCIYLSIGALYGIPRAANVAYEIGAKSIIPIHNTWTLVGFSLVFFIVVGLIALYPTKMVDNLGKILTPALLIIIGALCIGAIVNPEGPVGQPHGKYEKAPFVSGILEGYYTMDLVAALAFSVVIVQSFKLAGLTDSKKIVKNVILSGLISAVLLTVIYFSLAYLGITTSKPGFENGASILTYNSVRLFGAFGNILFGMIVILACLTTCIGLVNASAAFGMKKFPKIPYKTYVVSFALVGFLISILGLDMILQIAVPLLTFIYPISIVLVLISLFAIAIPTHLKVAYILPTISTLVISVLEIFNTFKLIKPLNAVYQKLPLSDLGLAWLFPFIALTLIGMIIDFIRNKKQTQSSTTAS, from the coding sequence ATGAAAAAAGTAATACTAGTATCAGGTTTAATGCTCTTCTCATTATTCTTTGGGGCAGGCAACTTGATCTTCCCGCCTATGCTCGGTTATACCGCGCAAAGCAATATGTGGACTGGCATGACAGGCTTTGCGATAACAGGTATTTTAATGCCTTTTATCACAGTGATTGTCATTGCCTATTATGATGGAGGCGTTGAATTTATCGGGAACCGTGTCCATCCAAAATTTGGGTTTATATTTGCTGTATGTATATATTTATCAATCGGAGCACTTTACGGTATTCCACGTGCCGCAAACGTAGCTTACGAAATCGGGGCGAAATCTATTATCCCTATCCATAATACATGGACACTAGTTGGATTCTCATTGGTTTTCTTTATCGTTGTAGGACTTATCGCCTTATATCCAACTAAAATGGTCGATAATTTAGGTAAAATTTTAACACCCGCACTATTAATCATTATCGGGGCATTATGTATCGGAGCAATTGTTAATCCAGAAGGTCCTGTAGGACAACCGCACGGGAAATATGAAAAAGCACCATTCGTTTCTGGTATTTTAGAAGGTTATTACACAATGGACTTAGTTGCCGCATTGGCATTCTCAGTTGTTATTGTACAAAGTTTTAAACTTGCAGGCTTAACTGACAGCAAGAAGATTGTGAAGAACGTGATACTTTCAGGCTTAATATCAGCTGTATTGTTAACAGTAATCTACTTCTCATTGGCTTACTTAGGAATTACAACGAGCAAGCCAGGCTTTGAAAACGGCGCAAGCATCTTAACATACAATTCAGTCCGCTTGTTCGGTGCGTTCGGAAACATCTTATTCGGTATGATTGTCATCTTAGCTTGTTTAACAACATGTATTGGTTTAGTGAACGCAAGTGCCGCTTTCGGTATGAAGAAGTTCCCTAAAATTCCGTATAAAACATATGTCGTTTCATTTGCGTTAGTCGGTTTCTTAATATCTATTCTAGGACTAGATATGATATTACAAATCGCAGTACCTTTACTGACATTTATTTATCCGATTTCAATTGTGTTAGTGTTGATTTCGCTCTTCGCAATTGCTATTCCGACACACTTGAAAGTCGCTTATATCTTACCAACCATTTCAACATTGGTCATTTCAGTACTTGAAATTTTCAATACCTTTAAACTTATCAAACCTTTAAATGCGGTTTACCAAAAATTACCTTTATCTGATTTAGGTCTTGCTTGGTTATTCCCATTTATCGCTTTAACACTGATTGGTATGATCATCGACTTTATACGTAATAAGAAACAGACACAATCGAGCACAACCGCATCATAA
- a CDS encoding TIGR01777 family oxidoreductase has protein sequence MKQFLITGGTGLVGSHLVDAIHNTDSHITILTRQDRQNLDEKITYINWNKEGWEDKVPDHIDIVINLAGATLNKRWTDEYKQTLMLSRIQATQALYELFEHKGKFPEILFNASAVGYYRPDVHRTYTELSQCDPHDFLSDITYQWERFARKFEQHQTRVIIGRFGMVLSDEGGALPMMELPYRFYAGGKLGTGFQWYSWIHITDLTRAILFLINKDEASGVFNMTTPVAERQNLFGYTLARAMHKPHETWVPSALLRLVLGQRATIILDTQKAIPNRLDAYGFQFAYPNLKSALDSLVHE, from the coding sequence ATGAAGCAGTTTCTAATTACAGGCGGTACAGGTTTGGTAGGCAGTCATTTAGTTGATGCCATTCATAACACAGACTCCCACATTACGATTTTGACACGTCAAGATCGTCAGAACTTAGATGAGAAAATCACCTATATTAACTGGAACAAAGAAGGCTGGGAAGATAAAGTCCCTGATCATATTGATATCGTTATCAATTTAGCAGGTGCGACTTTAAACAAAAGATGGACAGACGAATATAAACAAACCTTAATGTTAAGCCGTATCCAAGCAACACAAGCACTATATGAACTGTTTGAGCATAAAGGGAAATTCCCGGAAATTTTATTTAATGCCAGTGCAGTCGGTTATTACAGACCTGATGTTCACCGCACTTATACTGAATTATCACAGTGTGATCCGCATGATTTCCTATCAGATATTACCTATCAATGGGAACGATTTGCACGTAAATTCGAACAGCATCAAACACGTGTTATTATCGGCCGTTTCGGAATGGTGCTGTCAGATGAAGGCGGCGCGCTTCCGATGATGGAATTGCCTTATCGTTTTTATGCAGGCGGTAAACTCGGCACTGGTTTCCAATGGTATTCATGGATCCACATCACAGATTTAACACGTGCCATTTTATTCTTAATCAATAAAGACGAAGCTTCTGGTGTATTTAATATGACAACACCTGTCGCAGAACGTCAAAACTTATTCGGCTATACCCTTGCACGTGCAATGCATAAACCGCACGAAACATGGGTACCGAGTGCATTATTACGTCTAGTATTAGGCCAAAGAGCAACTATTATATTAGACACACAAAAAGCGATTCCTAACCGCTTAGACGCATATGGTTTCCAATTCGCCTACCCTAACTTGAAATCAGCTTTAGATAGTTTAGTTCATGAGTAA
- the trxB gene encoding thioredoxin-disulfide reductase, with the protein MAKQQAEYDVVIIGAGPAGMTAAVYASRANLKTVMIERGLPGGQMANTEDVENFPGFESISGPDLSTKMFDHAQKFGAVYQYGDIKFIEDKGDIKEVFYGDKSVTAYAVIIATGAEYKKIGVPGEEELGGRGVSYCAVCDGAFFKGKNLFVIGGGDSAVEEGTFLTKFADSVTVVHRRDQLRAQKILQDRAFKNEKMHFIWDHTLASINEKDGKVGSVTLQSTKDGKEETLDADGVFVYIGMKPLTAPIVDLGITNDAGYIVTNDEMETKVPGVFAAGDVREKGLRQIVTATGDGSIAAQNAQSYIEGIKDKLEAETEEA; encoded by the coding sequence ATGGCGAAACAACAAGCTGAATATGATGTTGTAATTATCGGCGCAGGTCCAGCAGGAATGACTGCAGCTGTATATGCTTCTCGTGCGAACTTAAAAACTGTAATGATTGAACGCGGTTTACCCGGCGGACAAATGGCGAATACAGAAGATGTAGAAAACTTCCCAGGATTCGAATCGATTTCTGGTCCGGATTTATCTACAAAAATGTTTGATCATGCGCAAAAATTCGGTGCAGTATATCAATATGGTGATATTAAATTCATCGAAGATAAAGGCGATATCAAAGAAGTCTTTTACGGCGATAAATCAGTAACAGCCTACGCAGTAATTATTGCGACAGGTGCAGAATACAAGAAAATCGGTGTGCCTGGCGAAGAAGAACTCGGCGGTCGCGGTGTAAGTTACTGTGCAGTTTGTGACGGCGCGTTCTTTAAAGGCAAAAACTTATTCGTAATCGGCGGCGGAGACTCTGCAGTAGAAGAAGGTACATTCTTGACTAAATTCGCAGACAGCGTAACAGTGGTTCACCGCAGAGACCAATTACGTGCACAAAAAATCTTGCAAGATCGTGCATTCAAAAACGAAAAAATGCACTTCATTTGGGATCACACATTAGCATCTATTAATGAAAAAGACGGCAAAGTCGGTTCAGTAACTTTACAATCTACTAAAGACGGTAAAGAAGAAACATTAGATGCGGATGGTGTATTCGTATATATCGGTATGAAACCTTTAACAGCACCTATCGTTGATTTAGGCATTACTAACGACGCAGGCTACATCGTGACAAACGATGAAATGGAAACTAAAGTGCCGGGTGTCTTTGCGGCAGGCGATGTGCGCGAAAAAGGTTTAAGACAAATCGTTACAGCAACTGGCGACGGAAGTATTGCGGCTCAAAATGCGCAATCTTATATTGAAGGCATTAAAGATAAATTAGAAGCTGAAACAGAAGAAGCATAA
- the whiA gene encoding DNA-binding protein WhiA, with protein MSFASDMKNELTRIDVDDKNARAELSALIRMNGALSLSNQQFVINVQTENATTARRIYSLIKKVFNIEVEILVRKKMKLKKNNIYICRTKVKSREILHELGILKDGVFTHAIDLDMIRDDEMKRSYLRGAFLAGGSVNNPETSSYHLEIFSLYESHSEGLTALMNEYELNAKHLERKKGNIVYLKEAEKISDFLSLIGGYQAMLKFEDVRIVRDMRNSVNRLVNCETANLNKTVSAAMKQVESIQLIDQEIGIENLPDRLREIAKLRVENQDVSLKELGEMVSTGTISKSGVNHRLRKLNELADKIRSGEHIEM; from the coding sequence ATGAGCTTTGCATCAGACATGAAAAATGAATTGACAAGAATAGATGTCGATGATAAAAATGCGCGCGCTGAATTAAGTGCATTGATACGGATGAATGGTGCGCTCAGTTTGTCGAACCAGCAATTTGTCATCAATGTGCAAACTGAAAATGCGACAACAGCCAGACGTATCTACTCTTTGATTAAGAAAGTATTTAATATTGAAGTAGAGATTCTTGTTAGAAAGAAAATGAAATTGAAGAAAAATAATATCTATATTTGCAGAACGAAAGTGAAATCTCGCGAAATTCTGCATGAATTAGGTATTTTAAAAGATGGCGTATTTACGCATGCGATAGATTTGGACATGATACGTGATGATGAAATGAAACGCAGTTATTTAAGAGGTGCTTTTTTAGCAGGCGGCTCTGTTAATAATCCGGAAACGTCATCTTATCATTTAGAGATATTTTCGCTGTATGAGAGTCATTCAGAAGGCTTAACAGCGTTGATGAATGAGTATGAATTGAATGCAAAGCATCTTGAACGTAAAAAAGGCAATATCGTTTATTTGAAGGAAGCGGAAAAGATTTCTGATTTCCTAAGTTTAATCGGCGGTTATCAAGCGATGCTGAAGTTTGAGGATGTGCGTATTGTCAGAGATATGCGTAATTCAGTGAACCGTTTAGTGAATTGCGAAACAGCTAACCTGAACAAAACGGTCAGTGCCGCAATGAAACAAGTGGAAAGTATTCAATTGATTGATCAAGAAATTGGTATTGAGAATCTGCCTGATCGCTTAAGAGAAATTGCGAAGCTGCGTGTAGAGAATCAAGATGTATCTTTAAAAGAGTTAGGTGAAATGGTGTCGACAGGTACTATTTCAAAATCAGGTGTGAATCATCGTTTGCGTAAATTAAATGAATTAGCAGATAAAATCAGAAGCGGCGAACATATTGAAATGTAA